TTTTGAATCTGTACATGTGCCAAAATATGTCAGTTATGATGGGAATTGTTGTTTGGTGAATAGCCATGCAGGGACCTATTCAGGTTCTAGAAACTGACACCTCGCTCCTTGCAGAAgctcttattttcaaaatataaattatttggaaatgCCACTTGACTTCATGCAGAACGTATTAGCAGATAACTACTACTTTTAAGATTTGGCTGGAGAAGTAGCTGCCTCTGCTTGTTTTCTACCAATTAGGAAGCATCCACACATTGTACAGGTGACCAAGGTCATTTCCTCCCTGGCCCAGACATAGCCAAACTCACACCTCCCACCCAGAGAGGGTCCCAGGCTGTCCTGGGACAGGCAGACGAGAGGCACACACTTCGTTGTTCTGTTGGAGGCATGGCCATACCATTTCCCATAAAGGAAATAAGGGTTAGAAGACAGATACCTGACTAGCATAGCAGCTGGGGTAGTCACAGAGGAAATATGACAATTACATGTCAAATGTATTCTCAGTTCTAACCAGACCGCTCCCTTTGCAGTGAAAAAACTTCAtcaaggagagcagagcagactcTCTAACAGCTGCGTTCATCCCTCATCCTCTCAGCCCTATGAGGCACTGTGAGGCTGTCCTCAGGCATGCTcgcagcagcaggcaggtttGTACCTCCATGAACCCTCTGTCACCCCTGACAAGAGTCAGTTTTCTCTGTCTCAGCCCTCAACTCACCCCCTCGGTGCCCTGCCAGTGCGGATCCCATCCCGCCAGCAGGACCCCGTCCCCCCACGCCCTCGGTCAGCCGTGCGGAGCCGGGGACCCCCCATTTCCGACGGCACCCGTGTGCTGCAGGGCCGGGGGCAACCCGAGGGGGCGGGCAGCCGTCGCTGCCAGCCCTCGGTGGGCAGCCGGGGCCGCTCGGTGCGAGGGGaggagccccccagcagccccccgcccccgccgcgcaCACCCCACCCGCCCTATATAGGGGACGGGGGGCAGCGCCGCGCAGAGAGGCGCCGGGCACGGGGATCCGCAGCGGCATGGCCCTCGCCAGGGCGGCGGGGCAGGCAGGTgaggacggggacagggacagggacagggacagggacagggcagggcagggcagggataGGGGCAGGAATGGGACGGGACGCGACGCGACGCGACCTCGACGCCCCCTGCTCTCCGCAGGTCCCGGCGCGGCGCTGgcgctgctgtggctgctggtcCGGGCGGCGGCCCCGCCGGCCGTGTGCGCCCCGGGGGACAGCGGCTGCCACCGGCTCACCGTGGCAGACCTCTTCGACCGGGTGATCCGGCACTCGGGCAGGATCCACAGCCTCTCCACGGCGCTCTGCACCGAGCTGGTGGGTGCAGGAACGGCTTttgggggcggcggggggtgGGAAGGGTATAGCGCTCTCTTCAGGGTTTCCTCCTCCGCAGGAAAACCGCTTTCCGCCCCGTGACAACGAGCTGGGGAAGCCCGCACGGAGGTGCCCCACGGCCGGGATGCTGACCCCCAACGGCAAAGAGTACGCCCAAAAAATCCCGGTAAGGCCGGGCtgcggcggggcgggagggggcggNNNNNNNNNNNNNNNNNNNNNNNNNNNNNNNNNNNNNNNNNNNNNNNNNNNNNNNNNNNNNNNNNNNNNNNNNNNNNNNNNNNNNNNNNNNNNNNNNNNNcccccccccccccccccccccccccccccggtcccctgtgcctgtccccagccccgaTCCCCCGTGTCCATGTCCTCCCCGgtcccccgctccccccgcccgccccgtcGGAGCCCCCGtcatgctgcagctggctgctcaCGCCCCCCGGGCCGGTGGGGAACCAGCAGCGAAGTTTGCAGCCCCTGGTGCTTCCCCGACACCTTGTCTTGAAGGGTCTGGCCCGTGCTGACCCCAAACAGGTGCCTGTCACCTCGGTCCCTGCCTGGTCGGGCTGTGAGCCGTGTGGGCTGTTCCCATGGCTGTATGCATCCTTGTGGGTCGTAAGAGAGGGACTTCAGAAAAGTGACTGACAAGCAGACACCCCTTTGATATATGTAGGTTTTATTTGTGGCTCTGTGAAATAGAAACTTAGGAAAATGTGAGTGATATGTATTCGATTAATCAAAGTGTAAAAAGAGATCAGGAGAAAGATGCTCCAGTCACTATCTCTGAATCGGTAGGTATGGGGAAGCAGCAAACTGTTTTAGGCATCATTCTTAGTTCAGAGAAAGTCAGGAAGTTTCCTTAGACAGAAAAAGTCTGGAAAGCCCAGGGTACAGCGGCAGGAGAGACTTTTGCCTCTAGGAGGAGACAGAGGGAGGGAAATGTCAGCGTCTGGCTCTGGTTGTGCTGAGGTGAGGAGCTTCCCCCAGGCGTTCAGCAGCTCACCTTGAAGGGCAATGGGAAATGAGGTGCTGCCTGGTATAGGAAGCCTGAAACATTCAACCTCGCTTCTGAGCTGAGGCTGCAAGGGTCGGATGGCCTTCTGTTTCCTGTTAGACAGACAACTGTCCTGAACACGGGGCCCTTTTCTTGGAAGCATGTCTGCAGTGAACCTTGAAGTGACATGGTTATGACCCGTGTGAGGTGTGAGGCAATAGCTGCACTCCCATACCAGCTGACTGGAATGTCTGGATGAGGCCCCTTGGGCTCTTGAGACATCCAGGAGTTCCTGAAATGTTCTCAGTCCCAGGTAACTCGGGCAGGAGTGCCACCATTTTGCTAATGCTGTGCTCCAGAGCACAGGATtctaaaaaagctgaaaagaagacaaacagaatttttgtgtttcttgtaTTTATGCAAATAACCAGAGACAGAGTAGTCCCTTACATGCAGAAtatttccaaagtacagagttgCGTGCATAACTCTTAACCCTGCAGAGATTTCACTGTGAGCCTGTCTGCATTCGAATGAGCTGCTGCAAACTAagagaaattctttactgtttcAACTTGTAAGAGAGAAGAACTAACTTACGTGATACTGAAACTTTTGCACGCCTGGAAAGAACCTCTTTCCCACTTTAACCAGCACATTGAGCACCATCAAGAGTTACCCGATGACAGCCTTAGTAAAGCTAAGCTAATCAGCAAGATGGTTCATGAGCTGGAGACTGGGATTGAGAAAGTGACAGAAAAGGTAAGGTTTCCAATGGAACTTCTGTTCATACCAGCCATGTTGCACAAGTGACTTAAGGGACTTCTATTTAAATTGCatgagcccttttcattgccTCATGTTTCTTGAGTGATCACAAAATGCCATACTAATGAAACAGGTGGACTTTGTTATACAGATCCTGCAATTTTTCAGCCAAAGGAAGTGACTTAGTTCATGTGGTAACAGGTACGTAGATGACATTGTGTACGTTCAAATGTGTATATCAGCATTTTATTGATATCCAATATGTGAAAGTTGGAGACAAACAAAGAATAGAGCTACTGACAACTTCAAATATGAGCCAGTAGTGCCTTTACTTTTCcaggagaataaaaaaagtATGGGTGGACCACCACAAATACTTAGattattgttttcagtttattctgATTCACATTCTAACTAATTCAACTGTCACTGCAGTCTGCTGCAAAGAGCTGCTTCCCAAGGGAACAATTGCTATGGCTGGTTCTGCAAGACAAGACAAGTTCTTAAAGACAACAATGGCGTGGGTTAACTCGGATGCCAGTCACAAAAACTTTTTAAACCTTCATTACAAATTCTGGTGACTAGGATGTGAATTACTGCATGTAATTTTTCGTTAGTTCCATTTCTGTTGTCTTCTTACTAGCCAGAagtcacaatttttttttattacttctgcaTTCATATCTAAAGTCATTTGGAGTCAGGGTAGACAGATAAGAGCTATATGTCCAATCTCTGAAATGGCTACACTTGTTAAGGTGCCTACTTCaactaaaaagcaaataataaacCAGTATCTTACATTTGTAGGTCATCTGTTATCTTTATGAGCACAGGTGGGGagcaaaagttttaaaatgataagGAGCTCATCAGTATAATAGGAGGAATTGCACGCTATAATGCAGCCCTGATAAGGTTGACTAAGCAAGACAACAAATTCTGAGCTAGGTACACACTTCTGGTATAGTTACCTGATTTTAATTTCCTAGAACAACTTTGGGCAAATTACTGAAAGGGAGGCTCTGAAGTTTAGTGGATTATGCCCTTTTCGACCTCTTATGGACCATGGACAAACCACACTGTAGACAGAATTTAAACAAATCAAGCAACTGACACAAATGCACCCCAATATTTTGCAATtctttgatttactttttttttttttttttgtaagacaCTAATTCTAACCTTGGTTCTTACTGTGAAGGAAGGTACTCTGAGAGGTGATAACAGTCATCGTACTTCACCAGCTTAAACAGCACTGTCAAATGTTCACATCAGAAGCTTCCCCTGACAAACTGACTAAAATAAATACCTACAAGTCTGGAGGCTGATTTGCTGCACTCCTTCAAGAGGAAACAACCATTACCAAGCAGTGATTTCTATTTCAATTCAGATTCTGTAATTCTTATAGTCCTTGTGTTACTGGTGTATCAGATCATTTCAGGCTAGTCTTTTGTTGTGGGGACTTAGGAATAAATAGGCAGTGTTATTTCTCTGTTAGGAGCTTTACACCTATCTTCAATATACACAAGAAAAGGCAAGAGTAGAACACTCCAACATACTTGATAATTGGCTTCACTTGTGCACTAGTATTTTAAGGATTTGGTTACATTCATCTACTTCTTGtacttcctttcctgtttctaaAACAGATGCAGTCAATGGGCATCATCAGCAATTCCTTACATGGAATGGCATCATCTGAAGCTGCTGGCTTCTCCAGTACTAATGAAGCAGACATGCTGAGCGACTCTGACTTTATTCACTGTTTCAAGAGAGACTCCAACAAAGTACAATGCTACTTAAAAATTCTGAAGTGTAGGATTATGCCAGAAAACAGTTGTTGATTTGTGATCCCTTGGCAAGGAGTTTTCAGCATGTTGTTTACAAAGAtgggaaaatataatttatttacagtaattttaCTAGGAAAGTGGTTTGGAAATTCTTTGGCAGCTACTTGTGTCTGTTAACCTATGCAGCTGGAATATTAAATAAAGCATCCTGTGCGATGTCAGTAAACACACCAGCTAAAATGGAGTACTCCAGTGGTAGCTGAAGCCATGTCTTTGACAGAGTTTAGACATACACATGGTCACAAGTAAAAGTCAGCTTGTTAGGCTTTGGTACAAAGACATCTAAATACTCTAAGTTTCCATACGGAATTTACTGCTCAAGTCTGGTCTAAATGCCATTTCAGTGTGAGGGCTGGGTGTGGCTGTTGGAGCAGTGTGTCTGTTTCCCATAGCATGTCCTGACCCAGTGCACGGGTTTTACGGGAATGATGACAAACTCCACAGCGAGTAAAAATCTGAAAGCCATTAGAAATTTTGCAGCCATCACGATTTCCTATCAGTGGGGAGACTGCTTACTGCTGTTCCTAGAACAAAACCTTTCTGCATTTGTATCCTAAATGAGACATTTGAATAGGCATTTATAATCAATGTGGATTTATCTTTAACATTCCTGACTACTTCATCCCTGAATGCTCTTTTCTGGCCTCCTCTAATCTTGATGGTTGTTGACAGTTGCTGGAGCTCAGTCTGCCAGGAATGGAGATTAAAGTGCTGATGATTATTTCATACTGATGCTGGATTTGGTCTTGAGAAACTCAGAGAatgggaaaacatttcaaaggaaCATTTATGCAGAGGAGAGATACGACCTTTTCAGGTGCATTTCACTCACTGTTGATACTCAGATACCAGTGTACTTGCTCAGCTAGATGCTGTGAGCACTCACGATTTGTTTCTGGTCCCTGTTGTGCCATGGACGCTAGAAATGCGATGGGTTACAAGGTTCCTGCTCCAAAGAAGTTACTAGCTGCAATTCCTTAGGCAGGAAGATGCCACAAATGCATAGAAAAAGAGCAGCACTTGAAGAAgtttgggaaacaaaacacatctcCAAACAGCCAGAATAA
The nucleotide sequence above comes from Oxyura jamaicensis isolate SHBP4307 breed ruddy duck chromosome 1, BPBGC_Ojam_1.0, whole genome shotgun sequence. Encoded proteins:
- the LOC118174756 gene encoding prolactin-like, which encodes MALARAAGQAGPGAALALLWLLVRAAAPPAVCAPGDSGCHRLTVADLFDRVIRHSGRIHSLSTALCTELENRFPPRDNELGKPARRCPTAGMLTPNGKEYAQKIPREELTYVILKLLHAWKEPLSHFNQHIEHHQELPDDSLSKAKLISKMVHELETGIEKVTEKMQSMGIISNSLHGMASSEAAGFSSTNEADMLSDSDFIHCFKRDSNKVQCYLKILKCRIMPENSC